CGCCGCTCTCCGCGGTGCGCAGCTGTGACGCGTACTTGTTGAGGTTCTTCCAGTCGGTGACGTCCGGGTGCCGCTTCGCGAAGTACGTCGGGACGAACCAGCCGATGTGTCCGGTGACGCCGAGGTCGCCGCCGTTCACGATCGTCCTCTTGTCCTTGACGTAGCGCTGCTCCTGGTCGGGGTGGCCCCAGTCCTCCATGATCGCGTCGACGCGGCCCTGGCTGAGCGCGTCCCAGGCCGGGACCTCGTCGACCTGCACGGTGTCGACGCGGTAGCCGAGCTCGTGCTTGAGCAGATACTCCGCGACGGCGACATTGGCCTGCGCGCCGACCCAGGACTGGACGGACAGGGTCACCGTCTTCGCGCCCCGGGCATTGGCGTACGGCGACGACTGCTCGGTCATGTCGGCGGCGCCGCAACCGGTCGTCACCAGGAGGGTGCCCGCGGCCGCGAGCCCCATGGTCATCCTGCGTGCGCGCATGTCACGCTCCCTTCTTCGTACGGCGCCCGGTCGGCTGGGTGACCCGGTCGAGCATGAGACCCAGACACACGATCGCCGCGCCGCCCACGAGCCCGGTCGCCAGGTCGCCCTGTGCGAGGCCGAGGACGACCTCGTATCCGAGCGCACCACCGCCCACCAGACCGCCGATGATCACGACGGCGAGGACGAGGACGACCCCCTGGTTGACGGCGAGCAGCAGAGCGGGGCGGGCCAGCGGCAGCTGGACCTGACGCAGTTGCTGACCGCTGGTCGCCCCCATCGACCGCGCGGACTCCAGCGCGGCTCCGTCCACCTGGCGAAGGCCCTGCGTCGTGATGCGGATGACGGCCGGGAGTGCGTAGACGACCGCGGCGGCGACCGCCGGTGCGCGGCCTACGCCGAAGAGCGCGACCACCGGGATCAGATACACGAACTGCGGCATCGTCTGGAAGACGTCGAGCACGGGGCGGAGCAGCCGTTCGAGCCGCTCGCTGCGCGCCGCCGCGATCCCGGCCGCGAAGCCGACGACCAGCGTCACGGCGACGGCGGCGAGTACCTGCGACAGCGTGTCGAGCGACGGCTTCCATACGCCGAGGACACCGGTCGCGGCCATGGCGAGTACGGCGGTCAGCGCGGTCCGCCACGTGCCGATCAGCCAGGCGAGCGCGGCGACGACGAGGAGCACGGACCACCAGGGCAGCCCCTGCAGGCCGTCGCGCACCGGGTCGAGGACCCAGGTGGTGAAGTGACCGGCCCAGTCGGCCGTTCCGCCGATGTAGGGGACGCCGGAGTAGAGGTGGTCGGTCATCCAGCCGACGGCCTCGTTGACCGGGTCCGCGATGTCCGCGCTCCAGGAGCCGGGCCAGTCGAGCCGGCCGGCGAAGCGGGCAACGAGGGCGACAGCGGCCGCGAGGACGGCGGCGGCCCCCCAGCCGTGCAGGCCGTGCAGACGGCGGCCGTCGGGCTCGGCGGCGCCGAGGCGCTCCCCCGCCGCACCCGTCGTACGGTCCAGGATCACGGCGAGCAGCACGATCGGGATGCCGGCCGCGAGGGCCGCGCCGACGTCCACGGAGGCCAGCGCCTGGTACACGCGGTCACCGAGACCGCCCGCGCCGATCACCGACGCGATGACGGCCATCGAGAGCGCCATCATGATCGTCTGGTTGAGCCCGAGGAGGAGCTCCTTACGGGCGAGCGGGAGCCGGGCCGTCAGCAGCCGCTGCCTCGCGGTCGCACCGATCGAGGCGACGGCTTCCATGACGCCTCCGTCGGCGCCGCGCAGACCGAGTGCGGTCAGGCGGGCCATCGGCGGGGCGGCGTAGACGACGGTCGCGAGGACGGCCGCGGGGACACCGATGCCGAACACGAGGACGACCGGCAGCAGATACGCGAAGGCCGGCAGCACCTGCATGGTGTCCAGGACGGGACGCAGCGCCCGGTACGTACGGTCGGACAGCCCGGCCGCCAGCCCGAGGACCACGCCGAGCACGACCGAGACGAGGACGGTGACGACCATCAGCGCCAGGGTCTGCATGGTCGGCACCCACATGCCGAGCCAGCCGCAGGCGAGGAACGCGACGACGGCCGCCGCCGCGAGCCGCAGGCCCGCGACACGCCAGGCCACGAGCCCGGCCGCGGCAGTGACACCGGCCCAGCCTGCGGCGAGCAGCACCAGGTAAACGGCGCGCACGCAGACGACGACGGCGTTGCTGATGTGGCCGAAGAAGTGGAGGAACAGCGGGTGGCTGTCCCGGTTGTCGATGATCCAGTCGCTGGTTCTGCCGAGCGGCTCGGACAGGTCGACGGTGAGTGCGTCAGGCCAGCTCCCGCTCGCCCACTTGGCGTGGAGGACCGGCACGAGGACGGATGCCACCACGGCCAGCAGCAGGAGCTTGCCCAGGGCGTGATTGCGCAGGAGGGCGGCAAGGCGCGGGGTGGTGCCCGCCGCGGGGGCGGTACCGACGGCAGCCATCAGGCCACCTCCTCACCCGGCGACACCGCGGGCGCGGGTACATCGCCCGCGCCGGAGCCGGCATCAGCAGAAACACCACCGTCGGAGCCCGAACCGGAATCAGCCGCCGAACCGAACTCCGCCCCCGCCACCACCCTCAGCAGCCGCGCATGGTCCACGACCCCCAGGCACCGGCCCTCGTCCATCACCCGAGCCGCGAACCCGGTCCTGGCGACCGCCTCGATCGCCTCCGACACGGTCGCGCCGGCCGCGACGGCGGGACCGCGCCCCGCCTCGTCGGCGCCTGCGGGCCGCATCGCCCGGCGCACGGTCATGACCTGCTCGCGCGGCACGTCCCGTACGAACTCGCGTACGTAGTCGTCGGCGGGCGAGCCCACGATCTCCTCGGACGTGCCCAGCTGCACGATCCGGCCGTCGCGCATGAGCGCGATCCGGTCGCCGAGCCGCAGCGCCTCGTTCAGGTCGTGCGTGATGAAGACCATGGTCCGGCCCTCCTCGCGGTGGAGCCGGATGACCTCCTCCTGCATATCGCGCCGGATCAGCGGGTCCAGTGCGCTGAACGGCTCGTCGAACAGCAGCACTTCGGGGTCGACCGCGAGGGCACGCGCGAGTCCGACGCGCTGCTGCTGACCACCGGACAGCTGCCCGGGACGCCGCTGTTCAAGCCCTTCCAGGCCCACCTTGGCGACGACCTCCGCCGCCCTGGCGCGCCGCTCGGCGCGCCCCACGCCCTGGATTTCGAGCCCGTACGCGACGTTGTCGAGCACGGACCGGTGCGGCAGCAGTCCGAAGTGCTGGAAGACCATGGCGGCACGGTGGCGCCGCAGTCGGCGAAGCCGCCCCTTGTCCATGCCGAGGACGTCCTCGCCGTCGATGGAAATGTCTCCGGAGGTCGGCTCGATGAGGCGGGTCAGACAGCGTACGAGGGTGGACTTGCCGGAGCCGGAGAGGCCCATGACGACGAAGACCTCGCCCCTGCGCACATCGAAACCGACATCGCGCACGGCGGCGGTGCACCCGGTGCGGGTGCGCAGCTCGGCGGCGCCCAGAGCGGCGAGCTCCGGGTCGCCCGGCACGCGGTCGGCCTTCGGCCCGAAGACCTTCCACAGGTTGCGCACCGAGAACACGGGCGGACTCATCTGCGCGTCCGCCTCGACCGTCACCTCTGCGTCCGTACTCATCACGCCTCACCGCCCAGCAGCTCGGCACATTTCTCCCCGACCATGAGCACCCCGATCATCGGGTTCACCGCCGGCATCGTCGGGAAGACGGACGCGTCGGCGATGCGGATCGCTTCGAGTCCCCGAATCCTCAGCTCCGGGTCGACGACAGCGAGTTCGTCACCCTTCGCACCCATGCGACAGGTACCCGCGGGGTGGTACACGGTGTGTGCGGCCTTCCGTGCGTACTCGCCGAGCTCTTCGTCGCCCACGACATCGGGCCCCGGGCACACCTCGCGCCCGAGCCAGCCGGCGAGCGGTTCAGTCCTCGCGATCTCGCGGGCGATCCTGATGCCGTCGACCAGGGTCCGCCCGTCGTAGTCGTCCTCGTCCGTGAAGTAGCGGAAGTCGAGGGCTGGCTTCTCCTCCGGGTCGGCGCTGGTCAGGAAGAGGCGGCCGCGGCTGCGCGGCTTGGGGATGTTCGGCGTCATCGACACCCCGTGCTCGGGCTTCTCGTAGCCGAGGCGCTCCGGGTTGTCGGTGAACGGGATCTGGTAGAAGTGGAACATCAGGTCCGGCCCGCTCGCCCCGGGGTCGCGCTGCACGAAGAGACCCGCGTCGCTGTCCATGGCGGAGTTGTCGGGGATCGGCCCGTCCGTCTCCCACACGATCACGGACTCGGGGTGGTCGAGCAGGTTCTCGCCGACGCCGGGCAGGTCGTGCACGACGGGAATCCCGAGCTCCTCCAGGTCGGCCCTGGGGCCGATGCCGGAGTGCAGGAGCAGCCGGGGCGTGTCGACGGCGCCCGCACACACGACGACCTCGCGCCGCGCGACGACGAGCGACTCGCTTCCGTCCTTCGTCCGTACGCGGACTCCACGCGCGCGCGGGCCGTCCAGCTCCAGCCTGTACGCCCATGTCTCCAGCAGGAGAGTCAGGTTGGGCCGGTCGCCCGCCTCCATGTGGGGGTGCAGATACGCGACCGAGGCGGAGGAGCGCTTGTTGTTCTCCGGGTGGTACGCGAGGTCGAAGAAGCCGACGCCGTCCTTGAAGGGGGCCTTGTTGAACCCGTCGACGCGCGGCACGCCGGTCGCGGTCCGCGCGGCTTCCACGAAGTCCCGGGCGATGGCGTTCCGGTCCTTCTCGTCGACCGGCACGATGTTGTTGCGCAGCCTGCCGAAGTACGGGTCCATCGCCTTGTGGTCCCAGCCCTCGGCGCCGGCCGCGGCCCACTCGTCCCAGTCGCCCGGCAGCGGCTT
This sequence is a window from Streptomyces sp. NBC_01217. Protein-coding genes within it:
- a CDS encoding ABC transporter substrate-binding protein produces the protein MRARRMTMGLAAAGTLLVTTGCGAADMTEQSSPYANARGAKTVTLSVQSWVGAQANVAVAEYLLKHELGYRVDTVQVDEVPAWDALSQGRVDAIMEDWGHPDQEQRYVKDKRTIVNGGDLGVTGHIGWFVPTYFAKRHPDVTDWKNLNKYASQLRTAESGGKGQLLDGSPSYVTNDKALVGNLKLDYQVVFSGSEAAQITQIKQFAKAQKPFLTYWYQPQWLFKKVPMTEVKLPAYKEGCDADPEKVACAYPNTPLQKYLNADFSKSGGEAAAFLKNFEWTTEDQNEVSLLIADRKLSPAEAAKKWLDGHESTWRSWLAK
- a CDS encoding ABC transporter permease encodes the protein MAAVGTAPAAGTTPRLAALLRNHALGKLLLLAVVASVLVPVLHAKWASGSWPDALTVDLSEPLGRTSDWIIDNRDSHPLFLHFFGHISNAVVVCVRAVYLVLLAAGWAGVTAAAGLVAWRVAGLRLAAAAVVAFLACGWLGMWVPTMQTLALMVVTVLVSVVLGVVLGLAAGLSDRTYRALRPVLDTMQVLPAFAYLLPVVLVFGIGVPAAVLATVVYAAPPMARLTALGLRGADGGVMEAVASIGATARQRLLTARLPLARKELLLGLNQTIMMALSMAVIASVIGAGGLGDRVYQALASVDVGAALAAGIPIVLLAVILDRTTGAAGERLGAAEPDGRRLHGLHGWGAAAVLAAAVALVARFAGRLDWPGSWSADIADPVNEAVGWMTDHLYSGVPYIGGTADWAGHFTTWVLDPVRDGLQGLPWWSVLLVVAALAWLIGTWRTALTAVLAMAATGVLGVWKPSLDTLSQVLAAVAVTLVVGFAAGIAAARSERLERLLRPVLDVFQTMPQFVYLIPVVALFGVGRAPAVAAAVVYALPAVIRITTQGLRQVDGAALESARSMGATSGQQLRQVQLPLARPALLLAVNQGVVLVLAVVIIGGLVGGGALGYEVVLGLAQGDLATGLVGGAAIVCLGLMLDRVTQPTGRRTKKGA
- a CDS encoding quaternary amine ABC transporter ATP-binding protein — translated: MSTDAEVTVEADAQMSPPVFSVRNLWKVFGPKADRVPGDPELAALGAAELRTRTGCTAAVRDVGFDVRRGEVFVVMGLSGSGKSTLVRCLTRLIEPTSGDISIDGEDVLGMDKGRLRRLRRHRAAMVFQHFGLLPHRSVLDNVAYGLEIQGVGRAERRARAAEVVAKVGLEGLEQRRPGQLSGGQQQRVGLARALAVDPEVLLFDEPFSALDPLIRRDMQEEVIRLHREEGRTMVFITHDLNEALRLGDRIALMRDGRIVQLGTSEEIVGSPADDYVREFVRDVPREQVMTVRRAMRPAGADEAGRGPAVAAGATVSEAIEAVARTGFAARVMDEGRCLGVVDHARLLRVVAGAEFGSAADSGSGSDGGVSADAGSGAGDVPAPAVSPGEEVA
- a CDS encoding GMC family oxidoreductase, which produces MSEYESVHENAYDYVIVGGGTAGSVIASRLTENPDVTVAVIEGGPSDIDRDDVLTLRRWLGLLGGELDYGYTTTEQPRGNSHILHSRAKVLGGCSSHNTLISFKPLPGDWDEWAAAGAEGWDHKAMDPYFGRLRNNIVPVDEKDRNAIARDFVEAARTATGVPRVDGFNKAPFKDGVGFFDLAYHPENNKRSSASVAYLHPHMEAGDRPNLTLLLETWAYRLELDGPRARGVRVRTKDGSESLVVARREVVVCAGAVDTPRLLLHSGIGPRADLEELGIPVVHDLPGVGENLLDHPESVIVWETDGPIPDNSAMDSDAGLFVQRDPGASGPDLMFHFYQIPFTDNPERLGYEKPEHGVSMTPNIPKPRSRGRLFLTSADPEEKPALDFRYFTDEDDYDGRTLVDGIRIAREIARTEPLAGWLGREVCPGPDVVGDEELGEYARKAAHTVYHPAGTCRMGAKGDELAVVDPELRIRGLEAIRIADASVFPTMPAVNPMIGVLMVGEKCAELLGGEA